From Peptoanaerobacter stomatis, one genomic window encodes:
- the priA gene encoding replication restart helicase PriA — MNTYDLSLMQQSKYIDMLFTYKSDNDYNIGDIVIVPFGIGNKVIEGIIIYKNKSEITNKTKEIISALEHTYSLTQKQIDTAIFIRDNYMCSYYEAFKLFTSPSKYTKLSEHYTIKITLNDKEKLQELIKNTRKNAKNKLSFLNAIAKYENITKPVLEEMLDIKTNSYINELEQLNIITTSKLTVFSKNRFTKNKKPDIKLNAEQATIFNSIKNIYDTDENKSVLLHGITGSGKTQVYIEIIKYLLSKQKTAIILVPEISLTMQTIARFSNEFDEDIAVIHSNLTKREKFEQWLKIKNKISKIVIGARSALFSPLEDIGVIIIDECHDEAYKSEQSPKYDTIEVANKIAKQNDALLILATATPSITQYYEASELKKYHLFKLLNRANNKPLPQVVIVNMLEEMKNGNNLDLSKTLQLEMKRELAKGNSIILFLNKRGYSNQLTCDNCGYVPKCENCDISLTYHKTTHSYKCHYCGYEVSAFSSCPKCNEGHFMMLGTGTQKIENQVKHLFPSANIFRMDKDTSKEKGMSEKILTDFRNTSQSVLIGTQMIGKGHDFPKVSLVGVINADQGINSPDYKALERSYNIIEQVGGRAGRGNDDGTVIIQTFSHSNSLLFFLKNHNYDAFYQDELEKRQIFRYEPFGNLIRITVSSIDEKTAFSSAIKVKEALTFYNNTKLSAKLKIYDVSPCLITRIEQKYRYQIVLRSDNETLSTAKKMINYTLTTKRKIVLSSDNVSVSIDVNPDNML, encoded by the coding sequence ATGAATACCTACGATTTATCATTGATGCAACAATCAAAATATATAGATATGCTTTTCACATATAAATCCGATAACGACTATAATATAGGCGATATTGTAATAGTTCCGTTTGGCATAGGCAACAAAGTTATAGAAGGAATAATAATATACAAAAATAAATCAGAAATCACAAACAAAACAAAAGAAATAATATCTGCGTTAGAACACACCTATTCACTGACACAAAAACAAATAGACACAGCTATATTCATCAGAGATAACTATATGTGCAGTTATTATGAGGCATTCAAACTATTTACCTCTCCATCAAAATACACAAAACTTTCCGAGCATTACACCATCAAAATAACTCTTAATGATAAGGAAAAATTGCAGGAGCTTATAAAAAACACAAGAAAAAATGCCAAAAATAAACTAAGTTTTCTAAATGCAATAGCAAAATACGAAAATATAACAAAACCTGTATTAGAAGAAATGCTTGATATAAAAACTAACAGTTATATAAACGAGTTAGAACAACTTAATATAATCACAACTTCAAAACTTACAGTTTTTTCAAAAAACAGATTTACAAAAAATAAAAAACCGGATATAAAATTAAACGCTGAACAGGCAACAATATTTAACAGCATAAAAAATATCTATGACACTGATGAAAACAAATCAGTACTGTTACACGGAATAACAGGCAGCGGTAAGACACAGGTGTATATAGAAATTATAAAATACTTACTTTCTAAACAAAAGACCGCAATAATATTAGTACCGGAAATATCCCTCACAATGCAGACAATTGCACGATTTTCAAACGAATTTGACGAAGACATAGCTGTAATACACAGCAATCTGACAAAAAGAGAAAAATTTGAACAATGGCTGAAAATAAAAAACAAAATATCAAAAATAGTAATAGGCGCACGTTCAGCACTTTTCAGTCCTTTGGAAGATATAGGCGTAATAATAATCGACGAATGCCACGATGAAGCATATAAATCAGAGCAATCTCCAAAATACGACACCATTGAAGTAGCAAATAAAATTGCAAAACAAAATGACGCACTGCTTATATTAGCCACTGCAACACCGTCAATCACACAATACTATGAGGCATCCGAGTTAAAAAAATATCATCTGTTCAAATTGTTAAACAGAGCAAACAATAAGCCTCTTCCACAAGTAGTTATCGTAAATATGCTTGAAGAGATGAAAAACGGTAATAATTTGGATTTAAGTAAAACCTTACAATTAGAGATGAAAAGAGAGCTTGCAAAAGGCAACAGTATTATACTGTTTTTAAACAAACGAGGTTATTCCAATCAGTTGACTTGTGATAATTGCGGTTATGTGCCCAAATGTGAAAACTGCGATATATCGCTAACATATCATAAAACAACACATTCATATAAATGCCATTATTGCGGATATGAAGTATCTGCTTTTTCATCTTGTCCTAAGTGTAATGAAGGGCATTTTATGATGCTTGGCACAGGTACACAAAAAATAGAAAATCAGGTAAAACATCTGTTTCCCTCAGCAAATATATTCAGAATGGACAAAGACACATCAAAAGAAAAAGGTATGAGCGAAAAAATATTGACAGATTTCAGAAATACCTCACAATCTGTACTCATAGGTACACAAATGATTGGAAAAGGACACGATTTTCCAAAAGTTTCATTAGTAGGTGTGATAAATGCAGATCAAGGAATAAATTCTCCTGATTACAAAGCACTTGAACGCTCTTACAACATCATAGAACAAGTCGGAGGCAGAGCCGGCAGAGGAAATGATGACGGAACAGTTATCATACAGACATTTTCACATTCCAATTCACTATTATTTTTCTTAAAAAATCACAACTATGACGCATTTTATCAAGACGAATTGGAAAAAAGGCAGATATTCAGATACGAACCTTTCGGAAATCTGATACGTATAACAGTATCATCTATTGACGAAAAGACCGCATTTTCATCAGCTATAAAAGTAAAAGAGGCACTCACATTCTATAACAACACTAAACTCTCGGCAAAACTCAAAATATACGATGTTTCCCCTTGCTTAATCACAAGGATAGAACAAAAATATCGCTAT
- a CDS encoding RluA family pseudouridine synthase gives MYIEDRQKYNEFIYVCDNDMNLKTALLDMMKFSVRGSIGIKNGEGRLTVNGKERPKNGQLKKGDIIKIIFEDESSDYKTQYKDIKILYEDEDLLIVDKPAFMVVHPTKSHLEDTLLNYIQGIFESKNIKSKVRFVSRLDRDTSGIITVAKNSFSHYALSQGFVSDKIKKYYTAVVKNPMKDEKGTIKLKIAKTDDDMRRIISQNGQEAVTHYQVLKNEKNFAIVRLLLETGRTHQIRVHLSAIGNNIIGDELYGEKSELISRQALHCSRLELVSPRSMKEIVVESKLPDDINVLIEELK, from the coding sequence ATGTATATAGAAGATAGACAGAAGTATAACGAATTTATATATGTGTGCGACAATGATATGAATTTAAAAACAGCACTTCTTGATATGATGAAGTTCTCTGTAAGAGGAAGTATAGGCATAAAAAACGGAGAGGGAAGATTGACGGTAAACGGCAAGGAGCGTCCTAAAAATGGACAGCTAAAAAAAGGAGATATAATAAAAATAATATTTGAAGATGAAAGCAGTGACTATAAAACGCAGTACAAAGACATAAAAATACTATATGAAGACGAAGACTTGCTAATAGTGGATAAGCCTGCATTTATGGTTGTGCATCCTACAAAATCGCATTTAGAAGATACTCTGCTTAACTATATTCAAGGTATATTTGAATCTAAAAATATTAAAAGTAAAGTCAGATTTGTAAGCAGACTTGACAGAGATACATCGGGGATAATAACCGTTGCCAAAAATTCGTTCAGTCATTATGCTTTATCTCAAGGCTTTGTATCAGATAAAATAAAAAAATATTATACCGCTGTTGTTAAAAATCCGATGAAAGATGAAAAGGGTACTATAAAATTAAAGATTGCAAAAACTGATGATGATATGAGGAGGATAATATCTCAAAACGGTCAGGAGGCTGTAACTCATTATCAAGTTTTGAAAAATGAAAAAAATTTTGCAATAGTGAGATTGTTGCTTGAAACAGGCAGAACACACCAGATAAGAGTTCATCTCAGTGCTATTGGCAATAATATAATAGGAGATGAATTATACGGAGAAAAAAGCGAGCTTATATCAAGGCAGGCTTTGCATTGTTCGAGATTGGAGCTTGTTTCGCCGAGAAGTATGAAAGAAATAGTTGTAGAGAGCAAACTGCCGGATGATATAAATGTTCTTATTGAGGAGTTAAAGTGA
- a CDS encoding NUDIX hydrolase — translation MEYLDLYTRDRVRTGNTILRGTKVPEGFYRLVVHVCIFNSKGQMIIQQRQTCKDDWGGMWDLSAGGSAKAGDSSQNAAKREVLEEIGYDIEEDIRPALTINFKSGFNDVYIIKSDLDISNLKLQEEEVKAVKWATLSEIKAMIEDGTFIPYHISFIEMLFFLLEEDGVKIKKEK, via the coding sequence ATGGAATATTTAGATTTGTATACAAGAGACAGAGTAAGAACAGGCAATACAATACTTAGAGGTACAAAAGTACCTGAAGGTTTTTATAGATTGGTAGTGCATGTATGTATTTTTAACTCAAAGGGACAGATGATAATCCAACAGAGACAAACCTGTAAAGATGATTGGGGAGGTATGTGGGATTTATCCGCAGGAGGAAGTGCAAAAGCAGGAGACAGCTCTCAAAATGCCGCAAAAAGAGAAGTGCTTGAGGAAATAGGATATGATATTGAAGAAGACATACGTCCGGCACTTACTATCAATTTTAAAAGCGGTTTTAATGATGTATATATAATAAAAAGCGATTTAGATATATCAAACCTGAAGTTACAAGAAGAAGAAGTTAAAGCTGTGAAATGGGCTACATTATCGGAAATAAAAGCTATGATTGAAGACGGAACATTCATTCCATATCATATTTCGTTTATAGAAATGCTGTTTTTCTTGCTTGAAGAAGATGGTGTAAAAATAAAAAAAGAGAAGTAA
- a CDS encoding ATP-binding cassette domain-containing protein, whose protein sequence is MQDILLDVNIQKKLNFFDLDVSFSLSKGLLAIQGLSGSGKTTTLDCISGLKTPDKGYIKLNGRYLYSSEDKINLPIRKRKVGYVFQSYALFPNMTVKNNIFFGINKKDNIAKEYALNLANNLNIIHLLDRYPSDISGGEKQRVALARALAVKPDILLLDEPFSALDEDLKERLYEDFLSFKEKENIPMILITHNKYEAQKLADTIIHFESGNIVEK, encoded by the coding sequence ATGCAAGATATATTATTGGATGTAAATATACAAAAAAAACTCAACTTTTTTGATTTAGATGTAAGCTTTTCTCTATCAAAAGGCTTGCTTGCTATACAAGGTCTGTCAGGTTCAGGAAAAACTACAACACTTGATTGTATAAGCGGACTTAAAACTCCTGATAAAGGTTATATAAAATTGAACGGTCGCTACTTGTATTCAAGCGAAGATAAGATAAATCTCCCTATCCGCAAAAGAAAAGTCGGCTATGTTTTTCAAAGCTATGCACTATTTCCCAATATGACTGTAAAAAACAATATATTCTTCGGTATAAATAAAAAAGATAATATAGCCAAAGAATATGCCTTGAATTTAGCAAATAATTTAAATATCATACATCTTTTGGACAGATACCCTTCAGATATATCAGGCGGAGAAAAACAAAGAGTTGCACTTGCAAGAGCTTTGGCTGTAAAACCGGATATATTGTTATTGGACGAGCCTTTTTCGGCACTTGACGAAGATTTAAAAGAAAGATTATATGAGGATTTTCTTAGCTTCAAAGAGAAAGAAAATATCCCTATGATACTTATAACCCACAACAAATACGAAGCACAAAAACTTGCGGATACTATAATACATTTTGAAAGTGGTAATATAGTGGAGAAGTAA
- the modB gene encoding molybdate ABC transporter permease subunit — protein sequence MEGIISPILLSLKVATISTIITLILGVALSYVVVRYKFPLNDVFEAILILPMVLPPSVTGYILLILFGKRGFIGIFLQEHFGFSVIFTWIACCIASVVVSIPLMYQSCKSAFISVDEVYLNSARTLGASELKVFFKVLIPLSIPGILSGIVLAFARALGEFGATLMIAGNIPNKTQTIPTAIYYAIDSKNSYVANTLTTVVIVFSFIVIFSLNRWLKKQRIK from the coding sequence ATGGAAGGTATAATATCTCCCATATTATTATCTTTAAAGGTTGCCACAATCTCTACCATAATAACACTCATATTAGGGGTAGCATTATCATACGTCGTTGTAAGGTATAAATTTCCTCTCAACGACGTATTTGAGGCAATCTTAATATTACCTATGGTACTTCCGCCATCAGTTACAGGATATATACTGTTAATATTGTTTGGAAAAAGAGGATTTATCGGGATATTTTTACAGGAACATTTCGGTTTTAGCGTAATATTTACTTGGATTGCTTGCTGTATAGCATCTGTGGTTGTTTCCATACCACTTATGTATCAGAGTTGTAAATCAGCTTTTATCAGCGTAGATGAGGTGTATTTAAACTCGGCAAGGACACTCGGAGCATCAGAACTCAAAGTATTTTTTAAAGTTTTAATACCTTTATCAATTCCGGGGATATTAAGCGGTATAGTTTTAGCATTTGCAAGAGCATTAGGAGAATTCGGCGCTACCCTTATGATAGCCGGTAATATCCCCAATAAAACCCAGACTATACCGACAGCCATATATTATGCAATAGACTCCAAAAACTCTTATGTTGCAAACACACTAACTACTGTTGTTATAGTATTCAGCTTTATAGTTATATTCTCATTAAACAGATGGTTGAAGAAACAAAGAATTAAATAA
- the modA gene encoding molybdate ABC transporter substrate-binding protein, whose translation MKKILVLLTALMFTFTLVGCSSTETKKDEPKEQTTAQETKENKESVELNISAAASLKDALEEINTNYEKETGNKVILNLAGSGKLVQQILEGAPADLFISASNAKMKDLVEKGNVEESAVSTLLENDLVMIVPKDSQEKVEKIEDLENVNGKIAIGEVETVPAGQYAKDSLTSLGLWDKIQDKIVYAKDVRAVLSYVEQGEVVAGFVYNSDATVAENSQIAQVVPADSHKPIVYPIAVLKESPNAETAKSYEDFLKTEESTKIFEKFGFKVPTK comes from the coding sequence ATGAAGAAAATTTTAGTTTTATTAACAGCATTAATGTTTACATTTACGCTTGTAGGATGTTCATCAACAGAAACCAAAAAGGATGAGCCGAAAGAACAAACTACTGCACAAGAGACAAAAGAAAACAAAGAATCAGTGGAATTGAATATTTCTGCTGCTGCATCATTAAAAGATGCTTTAGAAGAGATAAATACAAATTATGAAAAAGAAACAGGCAATAAAGTAATATTAAACTTAGCAGGTAGCGGAAAGTTAGTTCAACAAATACTTGAAGGAGCACCGGCAGATTTGTTTATATCAGCATCTAATGCTAAGATGAAAGATCTTGTAGAAAAAGGCAACGTTGAAGAAAGTGCCGTATCTACTCTATTGGAAAACGACTTGGTTATGATAGTACCAAAAGATTCGCAAGAAAAAGTTGAAAAAATTGAAGATCTGGAAAATGTTAACGGAAAAATAGCAATAGGCGAAGTTGAGACTGTACCTGCCGGACAATACGCAAAAGATTCTCTTACATCACTCGGTTTATGGGATAAGATACAAGATAAAATAGTATACGCTAAAGACGTTAGAGCCGTATTATCTTATGTAGAACAAGGTGAAGTTGTTGCCGGCTTTGTATATAACTCAGATGCTACTGTTGCAGAAAATTCACAAATAGCTCAAGTAGTTCCTGCAGATTCTCACAAACCTATAGTTTATCCTATAGCAGTATTAAAAGAATCTCCAAATGCAGAAACTGCAAAATCTTATGAAGATTTCCTTAAAACAGAAGAAAGCACAAAAATATTTGAAAAATTCGGTTTTAAGGTTCCAACTAAATAA
- the rpsD gene encoding 30S ribosomal protein S4 — MARPRGPRFKLSRSFGVNVCGHPKALKRGAKPTKKISEYGKQLKEKQKLKAYYDVLEKQFAKYVEQALKSNENPGEKIILRLEMRLDNLVYRLGFGSSIRQARQMVNHGHMLVNGKKVDIPSYEVQVGDVITLREKSRNTQLFKDNFAASNVTYPYLEKDIDTYTGKVVSRPNREDVPIEITESLIVEYYSK; from the coding sequence TTGGCAAGACCAAGAGGACCAAGATTTAAGCTTTCAAGAAGCTTCGGTGTAAATGTGTGCGGACACCCTAAAGCACTTAAAAGAGGTGCTAAACCTACAAAAAAGATATCAGAATACGGTAAACAACTAAAAGAAAAACAAAAATTAAAAGCTTACTACGATGTATTAGAAAAACAATTTGCAAAATACGTTGAACAAGCTCTAAAATCTAACGAAAACCCTGGAGAAAAAATAATATTGAGACTTGAAATGAGACTTGATAACTTAGTTTACAGATTAGGTTTCGGAAGTTCTATAAGACAAGCAAGACAAATGGTAAACCATGGACATATGTTGGTAAACGGCAAAAAAGTTGATATACCTTCATACGAAGTACAAGTAGGAGATGTTATCACTCTTAGAGAAAAATCAAGAAACACTCAACTTTTCAAAGATAATTTTGCAGCTTCAAACGTAACATATCCATATCTTGAAAAAGATATAGATACTTATACAGGAAAAGTTGTATCTCGTCCAAATAGAGAAGATGTTCCAATAGAAATAACTGAATCTCTAATAGTTGAGTATTACTCAAAATAA
- a CDS encoding OadG family protein yields the protein MGGIWQGGDSMGLVDSLLYSLTGMATVFFALILLALAIIVLTKILAAMGLGANAVVKKETKAAPTQTAAPSASVSAPQVVEENTEEYAVILAAISEHSRVPIERLKINSITKK from the coding sequence ATGGGAGGAATATGGCAAGGTGGCGACAGCATGGGACTTGTTGACTCATTATTATATTCGCTTACCGGTATGGCGACAGTATTTTTTGCTCTTATATTATTGGCTTTGGCTATAATAGTATTGACAAAGATACTTGCGGCTATGGGTTTAGGCGCAAACGCAGTTGTAAAAAAAGAAACTAAAGCTGCTCCAACTCAAACTGCTGCACCATCTGCTTCAGTATCAGCTCCACAAGTTGTGGAAGAAAATACGGAAGAGTATGCGGTAATTTTGGCTGCCATCAGTGAACATTCAAGAGTGCCTATTGAAAGACTCAAGATTAATTCTATAACAAAAAAATAG
- a CDS encoding acetyl-CoA carboxylase biotin carboxyl carrier protein, with product MRYVVRINGKEYDVEVEKLGGPYQSLTRGTAYMQAPIAYAPAPAPAPVAPAPVQAPAPAPTPVAPAPAPAPVASAASASDVTSPMPGKVFKVLAKPGDTVSEGQAVMILEAMKMENEIVAPVAGVIDAILVKEGDMVETDDVLAKLK from the coding sequence ATGAGATATGTAGTTAGAATAAATGGTAAAGAATATGATGTTGAAGTTGAAAAATTAGGCGGACCTTATCAATCACTTACAAGAGGTACAGCTTATATGCAAGCTCCGATAGCATATGCACCTGCTCCAGCACCAGCACCAGTAGCACCTGCCCCTGTTCAAGCGCCAGCACCGGCACCAACACCAGTAGCGCCAGCTCCAGCTCCGGCTCCTGTTGCAAGCGCAGCTTCTGCATCAGATGTAACAAGCCCAATGCCAGGAAAAGTATTTAAAGTTTTAGCAAAACCTGGTGACACAGTATCTGAAGGTCAAGCTGTTATGATTCTTGAGGCTATGAAAATGGAAAATGAAATAGTTGCACCTGTGGCAGGCGTAATAGATGCTATATTGGTAAAAGAAGGAGATATGGTCGAAACAGACGATGTTTTAGCTAAATTAAAATAA
- a CDS encoding sodium ion-translocating decarboxylase subunit beta translates to MFFKVIQEMMAESGFAALDWRNCLMMLIAFILVYLAVVKQFEPLLLLPIAFGMFLANLPLAGLMAEAQEGQPWYTAGVLRIIYSGIKSNLFPCLIFMGVGAMTDFGPLIANPISLLLGAAAQLGIYMAFTFANLTGLFTPQEAASIGIIGGADGPTSIFIANNLAPHLTAPIAVAAYSYMALIPLIQPPIMRALTTKEERQIKMGQLRKVSKIEKVIFPILVVLFCSLLLPSVAPLLGMLMLGNLFRESGVVDRLSNTAQNELVNIVTIMLGTTVGATANGEIFLRTQTIAIIVMGLCAFAFSTAGGVLLGKLLCKLTGGKINPLIGSAGVSAVPMAARVSQVEGAKANPTNYLLMHAMGPNVAGVIGSAVAAGYFMLLFK, encoded by the coding sequence ATGTTTTTCAAAGTAATTCAAGAAATGATGGCAGAATCAGGTTTTGCCGCTCTTGACTGGAGAAATTGTTTGATGATGTTAATCGCCTTTATTTTGGTATATTTGGCAGTTGTTAAACAATTTGAACCGTTGTTGCTTTTACCGATTGCATTCGGTATGTTTTTAGCAAACTTACCTCTTGCAGGACTTATGGCAGAGGCACAAGAAGGGCAACCTTGGTATACTGCAGGGGTTTTAAGAATAATATACAGCGGTATTAAGAGTAACCTGTTCCCATGCTTGATATTCATGGGAGTCGGAGCTATGACTGATTTCGGACCGCTTATTGCAAATCCTATAAGTTTGTTGCTTGGAGCTGCGGCTCAACTTGGTATATATATGGCATTCACATTTGCAAACCTTACAGGATTATTTACACCTCAAGAAGCAGCTTCTATAGGTATCATAGGTGGAGCTGACGGTCCTACATCAATATTTATAGCTAACAACCTTGCACCACATCTTACTGCGCCGATAGCAGTTGCGGCTTATTCATATATGGCACTTATACCTTTGATACAACCGCCTATAATGAGAGCGCTTACAACAAAAGAAGAAAGACAGATAAAAATGGGTCAACTTAGAAAAGTAAGCAAGATAGAAAAAGTAATATTCCCAATACTTGTTGTGCTTTTCTGCTCATTATTATTACCTTCAGTTGCGCCTCTACTTGGTATGTTGATGCTTGGTAATTTATTTAGAGAATCAGGAGTAGTGGATAGACTTTCAAACACTGCTCAAAATGAATTAGTAAATATAGTAACTATAATGCTCGGAACTACTGTTGGAGCTACTGCGAATGGTGAAATATTCTTAAGAACACAGACAATAGCTATAATAGTAATGGGATTATGTGCGTTTGCGTTCTCAACAGCCGGTGGAGTTTTGCTTGGTAAACTGTTGTGCAAACTTACAGGTGGAAAGATAAATCCGCTTATAGGTTCAGCCGGAGTTTCAGCAGTTCCTATGGCAGCGAGAGTTTCACAAGTTGAGGGAGCAAAAGCAAACCCTACAAACTATCTATTGATGCACGCTATGGGACCTAACGTTGCGGGAGTTATAGGTTCAGCAGTTGCAGCGGGATATTTTATGTTGCTGTTCAAATAA
- the gctA gene encoding glutaconate CoA-transferase subunit A, with protein MSKVMSLSEAISKFVENGDSISLGGFTTNRKPYAAVHEILRQGQKDFVVYAGPAGGDWDMLIGEGRVKAYINCYTANSGYTNVSRRFRKKIEDGSLIFEDYSQDAIMLMLHAASLGLPYLPVRLMLGSDVADKWGITKEVRETIEKLPNDKLVEVENPFKPGEKVLALPVPELDTAIIHVQKASPDGTCSIEGDEFHDIDIAIAAKKCIVTCEELVTDEEIRLDPSKNSIPGFCVNAVVHAPHGAHPSQVYNYYDYDKEYYINYDKVSKTDEDFKAFLDEWVYGTKTHEEYLEKLGVNRLLKYKNVPGYGYATKVK; from the coding sequence TTGAGTAAAGTAATGAGTTTATCAGAAGCTATATCTAAGTTTGTGGAAAATGGCGATTCCATATCATTAGGAGGTTTTACAACTAATAGAAAACCTTATGCGGCTGTTCATGAGATACTTCGTCAAGGACAAAAAGATTTTGTAGTTTATGCAGGTCCGGCAGGAGGAGATTGGGATATGCTTATAGGAGAAGGCAGAGTTAAAGCATATATCAACTGCTATACAGCTAACTCAGGATATACAAACGTATCAAGAAGATTTAGAAAAAAAATAGAAGACGGTTCTTTAATATTTGAAGACTATTCACAAGATGCCATAATGTTGATGTTACATGCTGCATCACTTGGACTTCCTTATCTTCCTGTAAGACTTATGTTGGGTTCAGATGTTGCTGATAAATGGGGAATAACAAAGGAAGTAAGAGAAACTATCGAAAAACTTCCTAACGACAAGCTTGTTGAAGTTGAAAATCCGTTCAAACCGGGAGAAAAAGTATTGGCGTTGCCTGTGCCTGAGCTTGACACAGCTATAATACACGTTCAAAAAGCATCGCCTGACGGAACTTGCTCAATAGAAGGAGACGAGTTCCATGACATAGATATAGCCATTGCAGCTAAAAAATGTATAGTTACTTGCGAAGAACTTGTAACTGATGAAGAAATAAGATTAGATCCTTCAAAAAATTCCATACCAGGATTTTGCGTTAATGCAGTTGTTCATGCACCACATGGAGCACACCCATCACAAGTATATAATTATTATGATTATGATAAAGAATATTATATAAATTATGATAAAGTGAGCAAGACTGATGAAGACTTCAAAGCCTTCTTAGACGAGTGGGTATATGGAACAAAAACTCATGAAGAGTACCTTGAAAAGCTCGGCGTTAATCGTTTACTTAAATATAAGAACGTTCCTGGATACGGATACGCAACAAAAGTTAAGTAG
- the gctB gene encoding glutaconate CoA-transferase subunit B, producing MSNYSNYTNKEMQAITIAKIIEDGQIVIVGTGLPLIGASLAKRVFAPNCKLIVESGLMDCSPIEVPRSVGDNRFMAHCAVQWPNIRFIGFETNEWLHDEKRMIAFIGGAEIDPYGNVNSTSMGDYNHPKTRFTGSGGANGISTFVNTVIMMQHEKRRFTDKIDYITSPGWIDGPEGRTKKGLPSNRGPIAVVTDRGVMKFDEKTKRMYLHGYYPTSSPEDVKENTGFDIDVSRAVPLEAPDPEVIRMIREEIDPGQAFIKVPKEA from the coding sequence ATGTCAAATTATTCAAATTATACAAATAAGGAAATGCAAGCAATAACAATTGCTAAAATAATAGAAGACGGACAAATAGTTATAGTTGGAACAGGATTACCACTAATAGGAGCATCTCTTGCAAAAAGAGTATTTGCACCTAACTGCAAACTTATAGTGGAAAGTGGACTTATGGACTGCTCACCTATAGAAGTTCCAAGAAGTGTAGGGGATAACAGATTTATGGCACATTGTGCTGTACAATGGCCTAATATAAGATTCATAGGATTTGAAACAAATGAATGGCTACACGATGAAAAAAGAATGATAGCGTTCATAGGCGGAGCTGAAATAGATCCATATGGAAACGTAAACTCTACAAGCATGGGAGATTATAATCATCCTAAGACAAGATTTACGGGAAGTGGTGGAGCAAACGGAATATCTACTTTTGTAAATACTGTTATAATGATGCAACATGAGAAACGTCGTTTCACAGATAAAATAGATTATATAACAAGTCCTGGATGGATAGATGGACCTGAAGGAAGAACAAAAAAAGGACTTCCTTCAAATAGAGGACCTATTGCAGTAGTTACAGACAGAGGAGTTATGAAATTTGACGAAAAGACTAAGAGAATGTATCTACATGGATATTATCCTACTTCATCACCTGAAGATGTAAAAGAAAATACAGGATTTGATATAGACGTATCAAGAGCAGTACCTCTTGAAGCACCGGATCCTGAAGTAATAAGAATGATAAGAGAAGAAATAGATCCGGGACAAGCATTCATAAAAGTTCCGAAAGAAGCTTAA